From the Paludibacterium paludis genome, one window contains:
- a CDS encoding lipocalin family protein, producing MSKKPLTLLILTLLPLAGCVTAPPSGIAPVQGFQLQRYQGRWYEIARLDHRFERGLQAVSADYSRNADGSIRVLNRGFDASAARWREAVGKAWFNGPADVASLRVSFFGPFYGGYHVAALDPGYRWAVVVGPDKDYLWLLSRDKQPAPAARPALLAVAARLGVPAEQLIWVRQDRDDN from the coding sequence ATGTCGAAAAAACCTCTAACCCTGCTCATCCTTACCCTGCTGCCGCTCGCCGGCTGCGTCACCGCGCCACCTTCCGGCATCGCGCCGGTGCAGGGATTCCAGCTGCAGCGCTACCAGGGCCGCTGGTATGAAATCGCCCGGCTCGATCACCGTTTCGAACGCGGCCTGCAGGCGGTGAGCGCCGACTACAGCCGCAACGCCGACGGCAGCATCCGCGTGCTCAACCGCGGTTTTGACGCGTCCGCCGCCCGTTGGCGCGAAGCCGTGGGCAAAGCCTGGTTCAACGGCCCCGCCGATGTAGCCTCGTTGCGGGTGTCGTTCTTCGGACCGTTCTACGGCGGCTACCACGTGGCGGCGCTGGACCCCGGCTACCGCTGGGCGGTGGTGGTCGGGCCGGACAAGGACTATCTGTGGCTGCTGTCGCGCGACAAACAGCCCGCCCCCGCCGCCAGGCCCGCCTTGCTGGCGGTTGCGGCGAGGCTGGGCGTACCCGCCGAGCAACTGATCTGGGTGAGGCAGGACCGTGACGACAACTAG
- a CDS encoding cryptochrome/photolyase family protein, protein MTRLRLILGDQLNPCHSWFGEPDPHVVHVMMEIRQETDYVRHHAQKILAIFAAMRDFAAGLKSRGHRVRYIAIDDPSNRQSLTGNLDALIRHYDAVEVEYLAPDEWRLDRQVAEWAAGLSIPCRMTDSEHFYTARDEAAAFFGTSRQWRQEALYRRLRRKQDILLDESGEPVGGRWNFDADNRQRWPGTPPEPKDTRPAHDHSGLWQTITGAQVGSFGHPRADALQWPLNRAEALAQLQAFIEHALPHFGAYQDAMSQHSRRLFHSLLSFALNVKMLNPREVVDAAVAAWRQGRAPLTAVEGFVRQILGWREYVRGVYWARMPGYRDSNALSHHLPLPRWFWNGDTGMRCLAHAIGQSLEDAYAHHIQRLMVIGNFGLIAGLSPQALHEWYLGVYIDAFEWVELPNTLGMSQFADGGLLGSKPYAGSAAYIGRMSDYCAGCRYRPKERVGPDACPFNALYWDFFQRHRARLSANPRLALVYRQLDRLPDTERAAIAARAGALQASLDAL, encoded by the coding sequence ATGACCCGGTTGCGACTGATCCTGGGCGACCAGCTCAATCCCTGCCATAGCTGGTTTGGCGAACCCGATCCGCATGTGGTGCATGTGATGATGGAAATACGCCAGGAAACCGATTATGTGCGCCACCACGCGCAGAAGATCCTGGCCATCTTCGCCGCGATGCGCGATTTCGCCGCCGGGTTGAAATCCCGGGGCCATCGCGTGCGCTACATCGCCATCGACGACCCAAGCAACCGACAATCGCTGACCGGCAATCTGGATGCGCTGATTCGTCATTACGACGCGGTGGAGGTGGAATACCTGGCGCCGGACGAATGGCGGCTCGACCGCCAAGTGGCGGAATGGGCCGCCGGCTTGTCCATTCCCTGCCGCATGACGGACAGCGAGCACTTCTATACCGCGCGCGATGAAGCCGCGGCGTTTTTCGGGACGAGCCGCCAATGGCGCCAGGAAGCGCTGTACCGCCGGCTGCGGCGCAAACAGGACATCCTGCTGGACGAAAGCGGCGAGCCCGTTGGCGGGCGCTGGAATTTCGACGCCGACAACCGCCAGCGCTGGCCCGGTACTCCGCCAGAGCCGAAGGACACACGGCCGGCGCACGACCACAGCGGGCTGTGGCAAACCATCACCGGCGCCCAAGTGGGCAGCTTCGGTCACCCCCGCGCGGACGCGTTGCAATGGCCGCTCAACCGCGCCGAGGCGCTCGCCCAGCTGCAAGCCTTTATCGAACACGCGCTGCCGCATTTCGGCGCCTATCAGGACGCGATGAGTCAGCACTCACGGCGACTGTTCCATTCGCTGCTGTCCTTCGCGCTCAATGTGAAAATGCTCAATCCCCGCGAGGTGGTGGACGCCGCTGTTGCCGCATGGCGCCAGGGCCGCGCGCCCCTGACCGCGGTGGAAGGCTTTGTGCGGCAGATACTGGGCTGGCGCGAATATGTGCGCGGGGTCTACTGGGCGAGGATGCCCGGCTACCGCGACAGCAACGCGCTGTCGCACCACTTGCCACTGCCGCGCTGGTTCTGGAACGGCGATACCGGCATGCGCTGTCTGGCCCATGCCATCGGCCAATCACTGGAAGATGCCTACGCTCACCATATCCAGCGGTTGATGGTGATTGGCAATTTCGGGCTGATCGCCGGGCTATCGCCGCAGGCGTTGCACGAGTGGTATCTGGGCGTCTATATCGACGCCTTCGAATGGGTGGAGCTGCCCAACACGCTGGGCATGAGCCAGTTCGCCGATGGCGGATTGCTCGGCAGCAAGCCTTATGCCGGCAGCGCCGCCTATATCGGCCGCATGAGCGATTACTGCGCGGGCTGCCGCTATCGGCCCAAAGAGCGCGTCGGCCCCGACGCCTGCCCGTTCAATGCCCTGTATTGGGATTTTTTTCAGCGCCACCGCGCGCGACTGTCCGCCAATCCCCGGTTGGCCCTGGTTTACCGCCAGTTGGACAGACTGCCCGATACCGAACGCGCCGCCATCGCCGCCCGCGCCGGAGCGCTGCAAGCCTCTCTTGACGCACTGTGA
- a CDS encoding DASH family cryptochrome produces MSTIIYWLRQDLRLDDNAALLAACAGAKLLPVYCHALQTDSGWGFLRAGPHRLAFTGQALDALRRALRARGSELCEIAGAPADVLPRLARQISADRVVCEHIAAPEEEAEVAALRRAGLRVDTIWQSSLYAPQQLPFAPDRLPMTFTPFRQAIERAARVPEAPLATPDTLPPLPEDWQRAESPARVPPAVEPRSSFPYHLPAFHGGEDAARAHLGRYLASALPHRYKATRDSLHGTDYSTKLSPWLACGALSPRRVWQALKDFEAERGASESSDWIGFELLWRDYFRFLLLRHGTRLFRATGLSCQPVSAHNEAAFRDWRHGETGQPLVDAAMRELAASGYLSNRLRQVAASYLVYECGGDWRAGAAWFEAQLIDYDVYSNQGNWLYIAGRGTDPRGGRRFNPQRQADEHDAQGDYRALWSSA; encoded by the coding sequence ATGAGCACGATCATCTATTGGTTGCGCCAGGACCTGCGGCTGGACGACAATGCCGCGCTGCTGGCCGCCTGCGCCGGGGCGAAGCTGCTGCCGGTGTATTGCCATGCCCTGCAGACGGATAGCGGCTGGGGTTTTCTCCGCGCCGGCCCCCACCGCCTGGCCTTTACCGGGCAGGCCCTGGATGCGTTGCGACGGGCGTTGCGCGCGCGAGGCAGCGAGCTGTGCGAAATCGCCGGCGCACCGGCGGATGTGCTGCCGCGGCTGGCCCGGCAAATCAGTGCCGACCGCGTGGTCTGCGAGCATATCGCCGCGCCAGAAGAGGAAGCCGAAGTGGCCGCGCTGCGCCGTGCCGGCCTGCGCGTGGACACCATCTGGCAATCCAGCCTCTACGCGCCGCAACAACTGCCGTTCGCGCCGGATCGCTTGCCGATGACATTCACCCCGTTCCGTCAAGCGATCGAACGGGCCGCGCGGGTTCCAGAGGCGCCCCTGGCCACCCCGGACACGCTGCCCCCCTTGCCGGAGGACTGGCAACGCGCCGAGTCGCCCGCGCGCGTGCCGCCCGCCGTGGAGCCACGCTCATCGTTTCCCTATCATCTTCCGGCGTTCCACGGCGGCGAAGACGCGGCGCGCGCGCATCTGGGGCGCTATCTGGCGAGCGCCCTTCCGCACCGCTACAAGGCCACGCGCGACAGCTTGCACGGCACCGACTACTCGACGAAGCTCTCCCCCTGGCTGGCCTGCGGCGCGCTGTCGCCGCGCCGCGTCTGGCAGGCGCTGAAGGATTTCGAGGCCGAGCGCGGCGCCAGCGAAAGCAGCGACTGGATAGGTTTCGAGCTGCTGTGGCGCGATTATTTCCGCTTTTTGCTGCTGCGTCACGGTACAAGGCTGTTCCGCGCGACCGGTCTGTCCTGTCAACCGGTATCGGCGCACAACGAAGCGGCGTTCAGGGACTGGCGCCACGGCGAAACCGGTCAGCCACTGGTGGACGCGGCGATGCGCGAGCTGGCCGCCAGCGGTTATCTGTCCAACCGTTTGCGCCAGGTGGCGGCCAGCTATCTGGTATACGAGTGCGGCGGCGACTGGCGCGCCGGAGCGGCCTGGTTCGAGGCGCAACTGATCGATTATGACGTGTACAGCAACCAGGGCAACTGGCTGTACATCGCCGGGCGCGGCACCGACCCGCGCGGCGGGCGGCGCTTCAACCCTCAGCGGCAAGCCGACGAACATGATGCGCAAGGAGACTACCGCGCGCTGTGGAGCTCGGCATGA
- a CDS encoding DUF2256 domain-containing protein, which produces MATREFRGNKAALPSKPCAACARMMSWRKQWRATWESVQYCSERCRRHKGQTP; this is translated from the coding sequence CGCGGGAGTTCAGGGGCAACAAGGCCGCCCTGCCATCCAAACCCTGCGCGGCCTGCGCCCGGATGATGAGCTGGCGCAAACAGTGGCGCGCCACCTGGGAGTCCGTCCAATACTGCTCGGAACGCTGCCGCCGCCATAAAGGCCAGACCCCATGA